In Mycolicibacterium mucogenicum DSM 44124, the following are encoded in one genomic region:
- a CDS encoding SCO6745 family protein, whose product MARTPILARRLFERFEPVHAITYFAPEARAAAVDLGYRSFWSGYFVTRSAPLGPVPPQVVEAVFYNFAAHRVAKSLAGAWDIATPQQALAAREAGAVAALRRYGLVADDNLRTAADLLGRAARDAAVDGRPLFAALSAVPWPDEPVAALWHAATLLREQRGDAHVAALVAAGITGRESNVLHVAAGRTTKEKVLATRDYDEAEWAAVTAQLAERGLLTADGSLTDGGRELKADIEYRTDAAALPTLDVLSDAEVETLFQALTPIARMVVAGGDLPAITPMASRHSDLGDPSANLG is encoded by the coding sequence ATGGCCCGCACACCCATTTTGGCCCGTCGGTTGTTCGAGCGATTCGAACCCGTGCACGCGATCACGTATTTCGCGCCCGAGGCGCGGGCTGCGGCCGTCGACCTCGGCTATCGCAGCTTCTGGAGCGGCTACTTCGTCACCAGGTCAGCACCACTGGGCCCGGTGCCGCCGCAGGTCGTCGAGGCGGTCTTCTACAACTTCGCCGCCCATCGCGTCGCGAAGTCGCTGGCGGGTGCGTGGGACATCGCGACGCCCCAGCAGGCGCTGGCGGCCAGGGAAGCGGGCGCGGTCGCCGCGTTGCGTCGCTACGGCCTGGTTGCCGACGACAACCTGCGCACCGCCGCCGATCTGCTGGGCCGGGCCGCGCGAGACGCGGCGGTCGACGGTCGTCCCTTGTTCGCCGCGCTGTCCGCAGTGCCGTGGCCCGACGAGCCCGTGGCCGCGCTCTGGCACGCGGCGACCCTGCTGCGCGAACAGCGGGGCGACGCCCACGTCGCGGCCCTGGTGGCGGCCGGCATCACGGGCCGCGAGAGCAATGTGCTGCACGTCGCCGCCGGCCGGACCACCAAGGAGAAGGTCCTGGCCACACGCGACTACGACGAGGCCGAGTGGGCGGCGGTGACGGCGCAGCTCGCCGAGCGCGGTCTGTTGACGGCCGACGGTTCGCTGACCGATGGGGGTCGCGAGCTCAAGGCCGACATCGAGTACCGCACCGACGCGGCCGCGCTGCCGACGCTCGACGTGCTTAGCGACGCCGAGGTCGAGACGCTGTTCCAGGCGCTCACCCCGATTGCCCGGATGGTGGTCGCCG
- a CDS encoding fused (3R)-hydroxyacyl-ACP dehydratase subunits HadA/HadB — protein sequence MTTAAEASPLEARIGHHYQMDGTYLVGREKLREYARAVQDYHPAHWDVAAANELGYADVIAPITFTSTPGMKCNRRMFESIVVGYDTYLQTEEVFEQHRPIVAGDELVIDVELTSVRRTAGRDFITVTNTFTDTKGERVHTLHTTVVGVTAEDIDGDVKTAVQKAMMHDMNILDIGSEEYRKTVRPEGEVRIATDAARTPGTPSFDDVSVGDELPASHLRLSLGDLVNYAGVAGDANPIHWDKDLAQLAGLPDVIAHGMLTMGLGAGYASTWSGDPGAVSRYTVRLSAPAVVPATEGCDIEFSGKIKSLDPETRTGVVIVGAKSGGKKIFGLATMDVRFR from the coding sequence ATGACGACAGCAGCAGAAGCGTCGCCGCTCGAAGCGCGGATCGGCCACCACTACCAGATGGACGGTACCTATCTGGTCGGCCGTGAGAAGCTGCGCGAGTACGCCCGCGCGGTGCAGGACTACCACCCCGCGCACTGGGACGTCGCTGCCGCCAATGAGCTCGGCTATGCCGATGTCATCGCGCCCATCACGTTCACCTCGACCCCCGGCATGAAGTGCAACCGGCGGATGTTCGAGTCGATCGTCGTCGGCTACGACACCTACCTGCAGACCGAAGAGGTCTTCGAGCAGCACCGCCCGATCGTCGCGGGTGACGAACTGGTCATCGACGTCGAGCTGACATCGGTCCGCCGGACCGCGGGTCGCGACTTCATCACCGTGACCAACACCTTCACTGACACCAAGGGCGAGCGGGTCCACACCCTGCACACCACCGTCGTCGGCGTGACGGCCGAGGACATCGACGGCGACGTCAAGACGGCCGTGCAGAAGGCCATGATGCACGACATGAACATCCTGGATATCGGCTCCGAGGAGTACCGCAAGACGGTGCGCCCCGAGGGAGAGGTCCGGATCGCGACCGACGCGGCCCGCACGCCGGGCACTCCGTCGTTCGATGACGTATCCGTCGGTGACGAACTGCCCGCAAGTCACCTGCGGCTGTCGCTCGGCGATCTCGTGAACTACGCCGGTGTGGCCGGCGACGCCAACCCGATTCACTGGGACAAGGACCTGGCGCAGCTGGCCGGCCTGCCCGACGTCATCGCCCACGGCATGCTGACCATGGGCCTGGGTGCCGGATACGCCTCGACGTGGTCCGGCGACCCCGGTGCCGTGAGCCGCTACACCGTACGCCTGTCGGCGCCCGCGGTGGTGCCGGCCACCGAAGGCTGCGATATCGAGTTCAGCGGCAAGATCAAGTCGCTCGATCCCGAGACCCGCACGGGTGTCGTCATCGTCGGCGCCAAGTCGGGCGGCAAGAAGATCTTTGGTCTCGCCACCATGGACGTGCGCTTCCGCTGA
- a CDS encoding nuclear transport factor 2 family protein, with protein MSEAAVHSAVQKLVDAEELRTGLGTFARMVDGKRWAEASQVFADDVTFDYGDQGPQSGLPALVATFRRYLEKCGGTQHLIGSIQVEVRDDDKAVTRAYVQARHQGLGPLAADTFDTNGEYTDTWARRPEGWRIVHRISRWSAMSGNPAVLFPQ; from the coding sequence ATGTCAGAAGCCGCAGTGCACAGCGCCGTGCAGAAGTTGGTGGATGCCGAGGAGTTGCGGACGGGCCTGGGCACGTTCGCGCGCATGGTCGACGGCAAGCGATGGGCGGAGGCGTCGCAGGTCTTCGCCGACGACGTCACGTTCGACTACGGCGACCAAGGGCCGCAGTCAGGCCTGCCCGCACTGGTGGCGACGTTCCGTCGATATCTCGAAAAATGCGGCGGCACACAGCATCTCATCGGTTCGATCCAGGTCGAGGTGCGCGACGACGACAAGGCCGTGACCCGGGCGTACGTACAGGCCCGGCATCAGGGCCTCGGCCCGCTCGCGGCCGACACCTTCGACACCAACGGTGAATACACCGACACCTGGGCTCGGCGGCCCGAAGGCTGGCGGATCGTCCACCGGATCAGCCGGTGGTCGGCGATGTCGGGTAATCCCGCGGTTCTGTTCCCGCAGTAG
- a CDS encoding oxygenase MpaB family protein: MKSVRLQDVAMPKAERQRIDRRYDFLLKLHGKNGKKALAIAEAPRIDNGYFGPESISWKVYENVMVAGMGALSGLFISVLDPDGAYGVGHHTTYYYDTIGRIRRSLHFFAGAVAGDTASAERVGVDLFRKHSHITGEVPATGERFQANHVETLKFTYVVGWPHLWRAYKAFGDPNATDEEERQFYREQVKVCQLMGMPAGELPDTPEDVEAWVQRAEQELMAFTRPAQELTDFMTHPPVTPLNPNLVIGSLMRVAIWAAIPLLTPYVRQICGLEDYRLRPRLGSLLVKATVKALENPIFDRVFIPYFGPEMWGYLHNVIRHADSTGFVEMTHDPGLTLQHGKRGTMCPFAPTDSADRANDAVGAVS; the protein is encoded by the coding sequence ATGAAGTCCGTCCGCCTACAGGACGTCGCGATGCCCAAAGCCGAACGCCAGAGAATCGACCGCCGGTACGACTTCCTGCTCAAGCTGCACGGCAAGAACGGGAAGAAGGCCCTGGCGATAGCGGAGGCCCCACGGATCGACAACGGCTACTTCGGACCCGAGTCGATCAGCTGGAAGGTCTACGAGAACGTCATGGTTGCCGGAATGGGCGCTCTCTCAGGGCTTTTCATCTCAGTGCTGGACCCCGACGGGGCGTACGGCGTCGGTCACCACACGACGTACTACTACGACACGATCGGGCGCATCCGGCGCAGCCTGCACTTCTTCGCCGGCGCCGTGGCGGGCGACACCGCCAGCGCCGAAAGAGTGGGAGTTGACCTGTTCCGCAAGCACTCTCACATCACCGGCGAGGTACCCGCGACCGGCGAGCGGTTTCAGGCCAACCACGTCGAGACACTCAAGTTCACCTACGTGGTGGGCTGGCCGCACCTATGGCGCGCGTACAAGGCGTTCGGCGACCCGAATGCGACCGACGAAGAAGAGCGCCAGTTCTACCGCGAGCAGGTCAAGGTATGTCAACTGATGGGGATGCCCGCGGGCGAGCTGCCGGACACCCCCGAGGATGTCGAAGCCTGGGTGCAGCGGGCCGAGCAGGAGCTCATGGCATTCACGCGCCCGGCGCAGGAACTCACCGACTTCATGACCCATCCCCCGGTGACACCACTGAACCCGAACCTCGTCATCGGAAGTCTTATGCGCGTGGCGATCTGGGCCGCTATCCCGCTACTGACACCGTATGTGCGACAGATCTGCGGCCTCGAGGACTACCGGCTGCGCCCGCGGCTGGGCTCGCTACTGGTCAAGGCGACCGTCAAGGCGCTGGAGAATCCGATCTTCGACCGCGTCTTCATCCCGTACTTCGGCCCCGAGATGTGGGGGTATCTGCACAACGTGATTCGCCACGCCGACAGCACCGGCTTCGTCGAGATGACGCACGATCCCGGCCTGACGCTGCAGCACGGCAAGCGCGGCACGATGTGCCCGTTCGCGCCGACGGACTCGGCCGACCGAGCGAATGACGCTGTGGGAGCAGTCAGTTGA
- a CDS encoding peroxiredoxin-like family protein has protein sequence MSRVDVISNERVLDDRHHLHEFQDFWRDGPVALVFLPQFGSAFGLAQARELTAHFDEVDALGAQVILIGIGTSIQGFTFRKRAGSRTPVMATQDHTLYRTMGLAARRRWLNPIRNTSAFLDFVRAGIYPYQRTGDPRRLGGVIVVERGGRRVTWEHRARYAADLAAGRDVVAALRAVAAQRVTAGTD, from the coding sequence TTGAGCCGGGTCGATGTCATCAGCAATGAGCGTGTGCTGGATGACCGGCACCACCTGCACGAGTTTCAGGACTTCTGGCGCGACGGCCCGGTGGCGCTGGTGTTCCTGCCGCAGTTCGGCAGCGCCTTCGGCCTGGCCCAAGCCAGAGAGTTGACCGCGCACTTCGACGAAGTGGACGCGCTTGGCGCCCAGGTGATCCTGATCGGCATCGGCACGTCGATCCAGGGCTTCACCTTCCGGAAGCGGGCCGGTTCCCGCACTCCCGTCATGGCTACTCAGGACCACACCCTTTACCGCACAATGGGATTGGCCGCCCGACGGCGATGGTTGAATCCGATCCGGAATACGAGCGCATTCCTCGACTTCGTCCGGGCCGGGATCTACCCCTATCAGCGCACGGGCGATCCGCGCCGGCTGGGTGGCGTGATCGTCGTCGAACGAGGCGGGCGACGCGTCACGTGGGAACACCGAGCGCGGTACGCCGCGGACCTGGCGGCGGGGCGCGACGTCGTCGCAGCGCTCCGCGCCGTTGCGGCACAACGAGTGACGGCGGGGACCGACTGA
- a CDS encoding TetR/AcrR family transcriptional regulator yields MEDVEDVVAARKVLTRAESQAQTRQELLDAAEQLFYANGYHATSLAAIGAEAGRTIGAVYSNFEGKEALCLEVIRNRSMAELNQLLGPLVAAGVSTDDRLAALASWWARIGAEPNLVVLTAEYVTSTFHNPEQLAKAREALERFKESTRVLLEDAVPEGVPADHPLMDDAIEVAVATGAGIAMAQALGTIDAERGASLMVANMRLWFDALVVGK; encoded by the coding sequence GTGGAGGATGTGGAGGACGTGGTGGCGGCTCGGAAGGTGCTGACGCGGGCGGAGAGCCAAGCGCAGACACGGCAGGAATTGCTGGACGCCGCGGAGCAGCTCTTCTACGCCAACGGCTACCACGCCACGTCCCTGGCGGCCATCGGAGCGGAGGCCGGACGCACCATCGGTGCGGTCTACAGCAACTTCGAGGGCAAAGAAGCGCTGTGCCTCGAGGTGATCCGCAACCGCTCCATGGCGGAACTCAATCAACTGCTCGGGCCGCTCGTGGCAGCCGGTGTGTCGACCGACGACAGGCTGGCGGCGCTCGCGAGTTGGTGGGCCCGCATCGGCGCGGAGCCCAACCTCGTCGTGCTGACCGCCGAGTACGTCACCAGCACCTTCCATAATCCCGAGCAGCTCGCCAAGGCTCGTGAGGCGCTGGAACGATTCAAGGAATCGACGCGGGTGTTGCTCGAAGACGCTGTGCCGGAAGGGGTTCCGGCCGACCACCCGCTCATGGACGACGCCATCGAAGTGGCGGTGGCGACCGGCGCCGGCATCGCCATGGCCCAGGCGTTGGGCACGATCGACGCCGAGCGGGGCGCTTCGCTGATGGTCGCCAACATGCGGTTGTGGTTCGACGCGCTGGTCGTCGGCAAATAG
- a CDS encoding ABC1 kinase family protein, with amino-acid sequence MARRLPEGRLARGGKLGALAAKQAVRGGRTRLSMVGRSERAKELLAERATIQMAENLVTVLGSMKGAAMKLGQMLSVIELDLVPESHREQFREKLAALRDQAPQAPFSAMREVMETDLGPLSGVFADFDESPTAAASIGQVYRARLRDGRDVAVKVQYPGVDRAIQADMRNLALLMKLWRLWPSANTAMLDEITRNFESELDYLREADTQHVVAEQYRGHPFIVVPDSVVEFCTPRVLVTEYLDAAGFEHMRTLPAADRNRIGELVYRFYIGSLFANHEFCGDPHPGNIMLAADGRVGFVDFGLYNRMDPANVAFELDCFHAAIEGRADDLYRLMLDRGIVDTESGVTAQDCLEYIWAASEWHMIDEDLTITPELATGAVVSAIDPRQTEFAGMKRQMLPPEHVFSRRADFLTFGTLGHLQSTNNWYRIGQEWFFDRPAETEIGREIARWRANR; translated from the coding sequence GTGGCACGCCGACTGCCTGAAGGGCGTCTTGCGCGGGGCGGCAAGCTGGGCGCCCTCGCCGCGAAGCAGGCCGTGCGCGGCGGCCGCACCCGGCTATCGATGGTCGGCCGGTCGGAACGCGCCAAAGAGCTGCTGGCCGAGCGGGCCACCATCCAGATGGCCGAGAATCTCGTGACGGTGCTGGGCTCCATGAAGGGCGCCGCGATGAAGCTCGGCCAGATGCTGTCGGTGATCGAGCTGGATCTGGTGCCGGAATCGCATCGGGAGCAGTTCCGGGAAAAGCTTGCCGCACTGCGGGATCAGGCGCCACAGGCGCCGTTCAGTGCCATGCGCGAGGTCATGGAAACCGACCTTGGCCCCCTCTCGGGTGTTTTCGCCGATTTCGACGAATCCCCCACGGCCGCAGCATCAATCGGCCAGGTGTACCGAGCCCGGTTGCGCGACGGCCGCGATGTCGCCGTCAAGGTTCAGTACCCGGGCGTGGATCGGGCCATCCAGGCCGACATGCGCAATCTCGCACTGCTGATGAAGCTCTGGCGGTTGTGGCCATCGGCGAACACCGCCATGCTCGACGAGATCACCCGGAACTTCGAAAGCGAACTGGACTACCTGCGGGAGGCCGACACCCAGCACGTCGTGGCCGAGCAGTACCGGGGACACCCGTTCATCGTCGTCCCCGACAGCGTCGTCGAGTTCTGCACACCACGGGTGCTCGTCACCGAATACCTCGACGCCGCAGGCTTCGAGCACATGCGAACGCTGCCGGCGGCCGACCGCAACCGCATCGGAGAACTGGTCTACCGCTTCTACATCGGCTCGCTGTTCGCCAACCACGAATTCTGCGGTGACCCCCACCCCGGCAACATCATGCTGGCCGCCGACGGCCGCGTCGGCTTCGTCGACTTCGGGCTGTACAACCGGATGGACCCGGCCAACGTCGCGTTCGAGCTGGACTGCTTTCACGCCGCGATCGAGGGCCGGGCCGACGACCTGTACCGCCTGATGCTCGACCGCGGCATCGTGGACACGGAATCCGGTGTGACAGCACAGGATTGCCTAGAGTACATCTGGGCCGCGAGCGAATGGCACATGATCGACGAGGACCTCACCATTACGCCTGAGCTGGCCACCGGCGCCGTCGTCTCGGCCATCGATCCGCGGCAGACCGAATTCGCGGGGATGAAGCGGCAGATGCTGCCGCCCGAGCACGTCTTCTCCCGGCGCGCCGACTTCCTCACGTTCGGCACACTGGGCCATCTGCAGAGCACCAACAACTGGTACCGCATCGGCCAGGAGTGGTTCTTCGACCGCCCCGCGGAGACCGAGATCGGCCGCGAGATCGCGCGCTGGCGAGCGAACCGTTAG
- a CDS encoding flavin monoamine oxidase family protein has translation MTADVDFCVVGAGFAGLTAALRLKQAGRSVALLEARDRVGGRTFTEVLPDGTWIDRGGAWVGPGQDRIKALMAEYGVTEYKEYVDGDAMMIVDGKKHRYSGTIPWAMSPWAIANLGAGLLEIGQMCKTIPFDAPWEAKKAAEWDRITLGEWLHRNIRSHQAREMLDMAMAGIYTSAASETSLLWALHQMGSGGGPVFVISNAGGAQDARVRGGMGAIYGPMAAELVDALHLSRPVDLIAQDDDGVTVHADGLTVRARHAIVAVPLAVATQIDYEPMLPVDRMFLHRRMPSGAVYKISIVYETAFWRADGLCGQSAAPGSAATLTIDACTDTGTSGIMCVITEGPAARKLGLLDPAERKAVVIKELVDRFGAKAAAPASYHEQNWTVERYSGGGMISHAPPGVLTEFGHALRTPCGRIHWAGTESSAIMCGWIDGAVRSGERAAAEAMAADSVVAAG, from the coding sequence ATGACAGCCGATGTCGATTTCTGTGTTGTGGGAGCGGGTTTCGCGGGTTTGACCGCCGCCCTGCGGCTGAAACAGGCAGGGCGTTCGGTGGCCCTGTTGGAAGCGCGGGACCGGGTCGGGGGCCGCACCTTCACCGAAGTGCTGCCGGACGGGACGTGGATCGACCGCGGCGGCGCGTGGGTCGGTCCGGGACAGGACCGCATCAAGGCCCTGATGGCCGAATATGGCGTGACCGAATACAAGGAGTACGTCGACGGCGACGCCATGATGATCGTCGACGGCAAGAAGCACAGGTACTCCGGCACCATCCCGTGGGCGATGAGCCCGTGGGCCATCGCCAACCTCGGCGCCGGCCTCCTCGAGATCGGGCAGATGTGCAAGACCATCCCGTTCGACGCCCCGTGGGAAGCCAAGAAGGCCGCCGAGTGGGACCGAATCACCTTGGGGGAGTGGCTGCATCGAAACATCCGCTCACATCAGGCGCGCGAGATGCTCGACATGGCCATGGCCGGCATTTACACCTCGGCCGCGTCGGAGACGTCACTATTGTGGGCGTTGCATCAGATGGGCTCCGGTGGCGGCCCGGTGTTCGTCATCTCCAACGCCGGCGGCGCGCAGGACGCCCGGGTGCGCGGCGGTATGGGCGCCATCTACGGGCCGATGGCCGCCGAACTCGTTGACGCGCTGCATCTTTCGCGCCCGGTGGACCTCATCGCGCAAGACGATGACGGCGTCACCGTGCACGCCGATGGGCTGACGGTTCGGGCTCGGCACGCGATCGTCGCCGTCCCGTTGGCCGTCGCCACCCAAATCGACTATGAGCCAATGCTTCCCGTCGACCGGATGTTCCTGCACCGGCGCATGCCCAGTGGTGCCGTCTACAAGATTTCGATCGTCTACGAGACGGCGTTCTGGCGTGCGGACGGTCTGTGCGGGCAGTCGGCCGCCCCGGGCAGTGCGGCGACGCTGACCATCGACGCCTGCACCGACACCGGCACGTCGGGCATCATGTGCGTCATCACCGAAGGTCCGGCCGCGCGCAAGCTCGGGCTGCTCGATCCGGCGGAACGAAAGGCCGTGGTCATCAAAGAATTGGTGGACAGATTCGGGGCGAAAGCCGCGGCACCGGCGAGCTACCACGAGCAGAACTGGACGGTCGAACGCTACTCCGGCGGCGGCATGATCAGCCACGCGCCACCTGGCGTCCTCACCGAATTCGGCCACGCGCTACGGACCCCGTGCGGGCGGATCCATTGGGCCGGCACGGAAAGTTCGGCCATCATGTGCGGCTGGATCGACGGCGCGGTGCGCTCCGGAGAACGTGCTGCTGCCGAGGCGATGGCGGCAGACAGCGTGGTCGCCGCCGGCTAA
- a CDS encoding HNH endonuclease signature motif containing protein — MFEHVGVDGTGVLVDDVSVVDAMIHFARVSNIAESGKFTAIADLAMLRVDDQDGRQWWACDGWDAAVAEVGAALGLGKREASGQLSIAVALRFRLPRVAAVFADGGVSARTVGTICWRTRLVEDPNTLAVIDAALAGALCEWAGLSRKKIERKIDGWVQKFDPAAVIKVRSAARRRGVGIGKPDDETGVASIWGALLATDAELLDRVLTEMARQVCENDPRTFGQRRADALGVLAARGDRLACQCGNPDCPAAGPDARATAVMIHVLTNALPVPVADPLLSGDPAAPPVPTPAPSAPEPVNEPVPDREPAPEAVFTPAPAPLNNTAPTPMPNPAPAADSRSAETPAPPVLEPASDATPTPGAHAAPSPVQTSAKPPAPVRTPVGYVLGGGVVPPAVLADLVARGAKVRTVASATNLDGVPRYRPSVAMDEFVRMRAMTCMFPGCDQPATHCDLDHTIPWPVGPTHPGNLNPKCRKHHLLKTFYGGPDGWQDRQQPDGTIVWTAPTGHTYTSVPESRILFPRTVTDTPLPGPLPPDAPDLDTPPAPGRGVMMPIRRRTRAQNQAQQIAYERALNQADIDEREAAREAFDRLRKERQEREAAEAAAAAESAEQQDIPPPL, encoded by the coding sequence ATGTTCGAACATGTGGGCGTCGATGGCACGGGAGTTCTCGTGGACGACGTCTCCGTGGTCGACGCGATGATCCATTTCGCCCGGGTGTCGAATATCGCCGAGTCGGGGAAGTTCACGGCCATTGCCGACCTGGCGATGTTGCGTGTCGATGATCAGGATGGCCGGCAGTGGTGGGCGTGCGATGGCTGGGATGCTGCCGTCGCCGAAGTCGGAGCCGCGCTGGGCCTGGGGAAGCGCGAGGCGTCGGGGCAGTTGTCGATCGCGGTCGCGTTGCGCTTCCGCCTACCTCGGGTGGCGGCGGTGTTCGCCGACGGCGGCGTATCGGCGCGGACGGTCGGGACGATCTGCTGGCGCACCCGACTGGTGGAGGACCCGAACACGCTCGCCGTGATCGATGCCGCGTTGGCGGGGGCGTTGTGTGAGTGGGCGGGGTTGTCCCGCAAGAAGATTGAACGCAAGATCGACGGCTGGGTGCAGAAGTTCGATCCGGCCGCGGTGATCAAGGTGCGCTCGGCCGCTCGCCGCCGCGGGGTCGGGATCGGCAAACCGGACGACGAGACCGGTGTCGCGTCGATCTGGGGTGCACTGTTGGCCACCGACGCCGAACTGCTGGATCGGGTGCTGACCGAGATGGCCCGGCAGGTGTGCGAGAACGATCCCCGCACGTTCGGGCAGCGCCGCGCCGACGCCCTCGGTGTCCTGGCGGCCCGCGGGGATCGGCTGGCGTGCCAGTGCGGTAATCCCGACTGCCCGGCCGCCGGGCCCGATGCCCGGGCGACCGCGGTGATGATTCATGTGCTCACCAATGCGCTGCCGGTCCCGGTGGCGGACCCGCTACTCAGCGGGGACCCGGCCGCGCCGCCGGTACCGACGCCTGCCCCGTCTGCGCCTGAGCCGGTGAACGAGCCCGTGCCCGACCGTGAGCCCGCGCCCGAGGCGGTCTTCACGCCCGCACCTGCGCCCCTGAACAACACAGCGCCGACTCCGATGCCCAACCCCGCACCGGCGGCCGACTCGCGGTCTGCCGAAACCCCGGCGCCTCCCGTGCTCGAACCGGCCAGCGACGCGACGCCCACCCCTGGAGCTCACGCGGCGCCCTCGCCGGTGCAGACTTCCGCCAAACCCCCAGCGCCGGTACGCACCCCGGTCGGTTACGTCCTCGGCGGCGGCGTAGTGCCCCCGGCGGTGCTCGCGGACTTGGTGGCTCGCGGCGCCAAAGTCCGCACCGTCGCCTCGGCCACCAACCTCGATGGAGTGCCGCGGTACCGGCCGTCGGTCGCGATGGATGAATTCGTCCGCATGCGAGCCATGACATGCATGTTCCCCGGCTGCGACCAGCCCGCCACCCACTGCGACCTCGACCACACGATCCCCTGGCCGGTCGGGCCGACGCATCCGGGCAACCTCAACCCGAAATGCCGAAAACACCACCTGCTCAAAACCTTCTACGGCGGGCCCGACGGCTGGCAGGACCGTCAACAACCCGACGGCACCATCGTGTGGACCGCACCCACCGGCCACACCTACACCAGCGTGCCCGAAAGCCGAATCCTGTTCCCCCGCACGGTCACCGACACCCCACTACCGGGCCCACTGCCACCTGACGCGCCCGATCTGGACACCCCACCGGCTCCCGGCCGGGGCGTGATGATGCCCATCCGCCGCCGCACCCGCGCCCAAAACCAAGCCCAGCAGATCGCCTACGAACGCGCCCTCAACCAAGCCGACATCGACGAACGCGAAGCCGCCCGAGAAGCCTTCGACCGCCTACGCAAAGAACGCCAAGAACGGGAAGCCGCCGAGGCTGCCGCGGCCGCCGAATCAGCAGAGCAACAAGACATCCCGCCGCCACTCTGA
- a CDS encoding TetR/AcrR family transcriptional regulator: MTTDDQPDGRRVRGDATRRKVAHEAAMIATTHGLDSITVGTLAAATGVSKSGILTVFGNREAIQVAAVAEARNIYRETIIAKAFEAAPGAPRLRALIDAWVDYLTAGVFRGGCFMAATTAEYGRRDGPVADGVRKLKRGWLRLLETELAVAGSPAPADDAFKIDAFLTAGNGRRELFADDAELLRARDLAMGVVGQLARA, translated from the coding sequence GTGACAACCGACGATCAGCCGGATGGGCGACGCGTCCGCGGTGACGCGACCCGGCGGAAGGTCGCCCACGAGGCGGCGATGATCGCGACGACGCACGGGCTCGACTCGATCACGGTCGGCACGCTGGCCGCGGCGACCGGGGTCAGCAAGAGCGGCATCCTCACGGTGTTCGGGAACCGCGAGGCGATCCAGGTCGCCGCGGTGGCCGAGGCGCGGAACATCTATCGCGAGACGATCATCGCGAAGGCGTTTGAGGCCGCCCCCGGCGCGCCGCGGCTGCGTGCGCTGATCGACGCGTGGGTCGACTACCTGACCGCCGGTGTGTTCCGCGGCGGTTGCTTCATGGCGGCGACCACGGCGGAATACGGCCGTCGCGATGGTCCGGTCGCGGACGGGGTCAGGAAGCTCAAGCGGGGCTGGCTGCGGCTGCTGGAAACCGAGCTTGCTGTCGCGGGCTCGCCGGCCCCGGCCGACGACGCGTTCAAGATCGACGCGTTTCTCACAGCCGGCAACGGCCGAAGGGAATTGTTCGCCGACGACGCCGAGCTGCTGCGCGCCAGAGATCTCGCGATGGGCGTCGTCGGCCAACTTGCGCGCGCCTAG
- a CDS encoding SRPBCC family protein translates to MTSNPQPALEESIDIAAPPDAVWTLVSDVRRMAEWSPQVESTRLRGGAEQVADGVEFTNLNNNGTFQWKTHGTIIRLDNGREIAFRIKENWAIWSLRLEPTSGGTKLTQRRENPDGSPDGTVHVIDNYMGGQDVFTASMRDGMRQTLRAIKAAAE, encoded by the coding sequence ATGACTTCGAATCCGCAACCCGCGCTCGAGGAGAGCATCGACATCGCCGCCCCGCCCGACGCGGTGTGGACGTTGGTCAGCGACGTCCGCCGGATGGCCGAGTGGAGCCCGCAGGTCGAATCAACCCGGCTGCGCGGCGGCGCCGAGCAGGTCGCGGACGGTGTCGAGTTCACCAACCTGAACAACAACGGCACCTTCCAATGGAAGACGCACGGCACCATCATCCGGTTGGACAACGGCCGCGAGATCGCGTTCCGGATCAAGGAGAACTGGGCCATCTGGTCGCTGCGCCTCGAGCCCACATCGGGCGGGACCAAGCTCACCCAGCGGCGTGAGAACCCCGACGGCAGCCCCGACGGGACGGTCCACGTCATTGACAATTACATGGGCGGGCAGGACGTCTTCACCGCATCCATGCGCGACGGGATGCGTCAAACGCTACGGGCGATCAAAGCCGCCGCGGAGTAG